Below is a genomic region from Fusobacterium canifelinum.
GGCTTCCATTCTATAATTTTGGCACTTTTTGTTTTATATATGCCAAGAACCCTTTCTTATGTTAGAGGTTTAGTAAAAAGAGAAAAACATAAAAACTATATTAAGATAGCGAGAATTTATGGAGTTAGTAATTTCAGAATTATGATGAGACATATAGCTCCAAATATTATACTTCCAATTTTAGTAAATTTCTCAACAAATTTTGCAGGTGCTATTCTAACTGAAGCAAGTTTAGGGTATTTAGGTTTTGGAATCCAACCTCCTTATCCTACCTTGGGAAATATGTTAAATGAATCTCAATCTTATTTTTTATTAGCTCCTTGGTTTACAATCTTACCTGGACTTATGATTTTATTTTTAGTCTATAAGATAAATCAAATTTCAAAAAAATATCAGGAGAAAAAGTAATGGAAATACTAAAAATAAAAAATTTAAATCTTAAAATTCGTGAAAAAGAAATTTTAAAAAATGTTTCTTTAGAGATAAAAGAAGGAGAAATAATAGGATTAATAGGAGAATCAGGAAGTGGAAAAACTATTTTTACAAAATATATTTTAGGTATTCTCCCTCTAGCTGCTCAATATACTCAAGAAACTTTTGAAGTCGTTCCAAAAGTAGGGGCTATTTTTCAAAATGCTTTTACTTCCTTAAATCCAACAGTAAAAATAGGAAAACAATTACAACATCTCTATGTTTCTCACTATGGTACTAAAAAAGATTGGAAAGAGAAAATAGAAAGTTTATTAGAAGATGTTGGTTTGGATAAAAATAGAAATTTTTTAGATAAATATCCTTATGAATTAAGTGGTGGAGAACAACAGAGAATTGTTATTATGGCTGCTTTGATAGGTGAGCCTAACTTTTTAATTGCAGATGAAGTTACCACTGCTTTAGATGTAAAAACAAAATTTGAAATTGTTAAATTTTTAAAGGGATTACAGAAGAAACTTAACATATCAATTTTATTTATAACTCATGACTTGTCTATTTTAAAAGATTTTGCTGATAAAATTTATGTAATGTATCATGGAGAAATTATTGATGAAGATCATCCTTATAGGAAACAATTATTTCAACTTTCTCAAG
It encodes:
- a CDS encoding ABC transporter permease — encoded protein: MKKRLYIILILVGIVFCISFYQNPYKISENFTLLKPSFQHILGTDNLGRDIFSRLLLGTFYSIFLAFSAILLAAIVGSLLGAIAGYFGGYIDDFFLFISEIFMSIPVILITLGIIVLLNNGFHSIILALFVLYMPRTLSYVRGLVKREKHKNYIKIARIYGVSNFRIMMRHIAPNIILPILVNFSTNFAGAILTEASLGYLGFGIQPPYPTLGNMLNESQSYFLLAPWFTILPGLMILFLVYKINQISKKYQEKK
- a CDS encoding ABC transporter ATP-binding protein; the protein is MEILKIKNLNLKIREKEILKNVSLEIKEGEIIGLIGESGSGKTIFTKYILGILPLAAQYTQETFEVVPKVGAIFQNAFTSLNPTVKIGKQLQHLYVSHYGTKKDWKEKIESLLEDVGLDKNRNFLDKYPYELSGGEQQRIVIMAALIGEPNFLIADEVTTALDVKTKFEIVKFLKGLQKKLNISILFITHDLSILKDFADKIYVMYHGEIIDEDHPYRKQLFQLSQDIWRRKKQCY